Proteins encoded in a region of the Benincasa hispida cultivar B227 chromosome 2, ASM972705v1, whole genome shotgun sequence genome:
- the LOC120071640 gene encoding uncharacterized protein LOC120071640: MWLACVWEEKERELGRQQAPGTCPFCQGKVYAIDVERRWKLCFLPLCLKIKRKYLCTLCSRRLELCHW, from the coding sequence ATGTGGCTCGCATGCGTATGGGAAGAGAAAGAGCGAGAGTTAGGTCGACAACAAGCGCCTGGAACTTGCCCTTTCTGTCAAGGCAAAGTCTACGCCATTGATGTCGAAAGGCGATGGAAGCTCTGTTTCCTTCCTCTCTGCCTCAAGATCAAGAGGAAGTATCTCTGTACTCTCTGTTCTCGTCGCCTCGAGTTGTGCCACTGGTAG